In Brettanomyces bruxellensis chromosome 8, complete sequence, a genomic segment contains:
- a CDS encoding uncharacterized protein (BUSCO:EOG09262JRP) has translation MPTLRLRNLTEAFSRRLFSTSGLVRTFNAGKISPFITKLLKSRDITITEKDCQAELRKPLLDVLHDRGLIKTCINEDGLRKIIATKKVGLYCGADPTAKSLHLGNLLPLMILLHFNIRGHNIFPLIGGATGAVGDPSGRTTERTSMTNDSRADHVYRISHQLLNFFQTGIKYASTRNPAIDDTNCGVLDLKNNYKWWGEMGMLQFLSTYGRFIRVNQMLARDSVKRRISSEQGIGFNEFTYQVLQAYDFYYLNRTYGVDVQVGGKDQYGNIVAGIDFISRLNKEDNKNNGKKQQNSCFGLTAPLLTTASGVKFGKSAGNAIFIDPELTPTFDIYQFMYRVADEDVERFLHMFSLLPLPVIDKVVEAHMHDKYTRFGQTVLACEICDLIYGDGTGLINHNMSKLIFENPKTVDADQIIEAFSVQPDLLTKLTMKQALGLSVPNLLYIMSHGIKSKNHFRRMMKTGAVRNGKSRKMKLMDPRNLLKRKDLIDEKLLILKAGKDVYIAEITE, from the coding sequence ATGCCCACATTGCGATTGCGAAATTTAACCGAGGCATTTAGTCGCAGGCTATTCTCAACCAGTGGTCTTGTACGTACGTTTAATGCTGGTAAAATTTCACCATTCATAACCAAATTATTAAAGAGTAGGGACATCACAATTACGGAGAAAGACTGCCAGGCTGAGCTGAGGAAACCATTGCTTGATGTTTTACATGATAGGGGTCTCATAAAAACTTGCATTAATGAGGATGGCCTCCGGAAAATAATAGCCACAAAAAAAGTGGGGTTGTATTGCGGTGCCGATCCGACTGCTAAATCTCTTCACTTAGGAAACCTCCTTCCTCTTATGATATTGCTGCACTTCAATATACGTGGTCACAATATATTCCCACTAATCGGTGGCGCGACAGGAGCTGTCGGGGATCCGTCTGGCAGGACTACCGAGAGAACATCAATGACTAATGATAGTAGAGCTGATCACGTTTACAGAATATCACACCAACTTCTAAACTTCTTTCAAACAGGAATTAAATATGCATCCACTAGAAATCCAGCTATAGATGATACAAACTGTGGGGTGTTGGATTTGAAAAACAATTATAAATGGTGGGGAGAAATGGGAATGCTTCAATTTTTATCGACTTATGGTAGATTTATAAGAGTGAATCAAATGTTAGCTCGTGACTCcgtgaaaagaagaatttcatCGGAGCAAGGAATTGGATTTAATGAATTTACATATCAAGTGCTACAGGCCTATGATTTCTACTATTTGAACAGAACTTACGGTGTGGATGTTCAGGTAGGCGGCAAAGACCAATATGGTAACATAGTAGCTGGAATTGATTTTATCTCAAGACTTAACAAGGAGGACAATAAAAACAACGGTaagaaacaacaaaattcGTGCTTTGGATTGACAGCACCATTATTAACAACTGCATCGGGTGTaaaatttggaaagagTGCGGGTAATGCGATTTTTATTGACCCCGAATTAACTCCAACATTTGACATATACCAATTCATGTATCGGGTGGCGGATGAGGACGTGGAGAGATTCTTACACATGttttcacttcttccattaCCTGTTATAGATAAAGTCGTTGAGGCACATATGCATGATAAATATACGAGGTTTGGACAGACGGTGCTTGCTTGCGAGATTTGCGACTTGATTTATGGTGATGGTACCGGGCTAATTAATCACAATATGAGTAAGttaatatttgaaaaccCGAAGACTGTGGATGCAGATCAAATAATCGAGGCATTCAGTGTGCAACCAGATTTGTTAACCAAACTTACGATGAAGCAGGCATTGGGTCTCAGTGTACCAAATTTGCTTTACATAATGTCCCATGGTATTAAATCTAAAAATCATTTTagaagaatgatgaaaacaGGTGCTGtgagaaatggaaaatcgaggaagatgaaactCATGGATCCACGCAATTTACTTAAGAGAAAAGATCTCATCGATGAAAAATTGCTTATTTTAAAGGCAGGCAAGGACGTGTACATTGCAGAAATTACTGAGTAG